A single genomic interval of Blastopirellula marina harbors:
- a CDS encoding sulfatase has product MKYLLPFLALLIPLTAISAEERVASKPNIVLFLVDDMGWMDSTPYGSQYYETPHMQGLALQSMRFTDAYALPLCSPTRASILSGQYSARHGVTSASGHQPAAPQNASPYPENAPANRRLIYANSQNYLDLDLPTLAEVLQQAGYRTGHFGKWHLGLSQEHWPDKHGFDIAFHAQPSPGPPSYFSPYGVHKDGRPSGRYHVGTITDGPDGEYITDRLTDEAIKFVEANKDRPFFLNFWHYGVHGPWGHKEEYTAEFAKKTDPRGLQRNPIMASMLKSVDESLGRLINRLDELGLADNTLFIFYSDNGGNVHSRAYDDSKIANVKEGHPQFEAIQDWRKWAGGEPPTNNAPLREGKGRIYEGGQRVPLMVRWPGRIKPGTTSDAIMGPIDLYPTILDAVGLEKPQNHIIDGESLLPVLKQTGNLKREAYFTWFPHLVPAVSVRQGDYKLIRRFESHPSYPDLHELYNLRKDIGETQNLAKQMPEKVKQLDSLIDQFVKETGARYPKPNPAYTATTKTVDATDGLVARSCKLVKAGGAIQVVGDGRLPFLGTARVKLSGPLKLTLIARSESGGKGRIDWKTNGQDDFPETGQTTIYELPAGESWQEVTVDLPITGQTQVLRLYLPADKSPVQLRSIRFQDAQGGEKAWDFSEVSP; this is encoded by the coding sequence ATGAAATATTTACTGCCTTTTCTCGCATTGCTTATTCCACTCACTGCGATTTCCGCCGAAGAACGAGTTGCTTCCAAGCCCAATATCGTGCTCTTTCTGGTGGACGACATGGGCTGGATGGATAGCACGCCCTACGGTTCGCAATACTATGAGACTCCCCACATGCAAGGACTGGCACTGCAGTCTATGCGATTTACGGATGCTTATGCGCTACCACTCTGCTCACCAACGCGAGCCTCGATTCTCAGTGGTCAATACTCTGCGAGACACGGCGTGACGTCCGCTTCTGGACATCAGCCTGCAGCCCCGCAAAATGCTTCCCCGTATCCCGAAAACGCCCCAGCAAACAGAAGGCTCATCTACGCCAACAGCCAGAACTACCTCGATCTCGATCTGCCCACACTTGCCGAAGTGTTGCAGCAGGCCGGCTATCGCACGGGGCACTTCGGCAAATGGCATCTGGGTTTGAGTCAGGAACACTGGCCGGATAAGCATGGCTTCGATATCGCCTTTCATGCTCAACCGAGTCCCGGCCCGCCAAGCTACTTCTCGCCCTACGGAGTTCACAAAGATGGCAGGCCTTCCGGACGGTATCATGTGGGGACGATCACAGATGGTCCCGACGGCGAGTACATTACCGATCGTCTAACCGACGAAGCGATTAAGTTTGTCGAGGCAAACAAGGATCGGCCATTCTTCCTTAACTTCTGGCACTATGGCGTTCACGGTCCCTGGGGGCACAAGGAAGAGTACACCGCGGAGTTTGCGAAGAAGACCGATCCCCGCGGACTGCAACGCAATCCAATCATGGCGTCTATGCTCAAGAGCGTGGACGAGAGTCTCGGGCGGTTAATAAATCGTCTGGATGAACTGGGCTTGGCGGACAATACGCTATTCATCTTCTATTCGGACAACGGCGGCAACGTTCACAGCCGCGCCTACGACGATAGCAAGATCGCGAATGTGAAAGAAGGCCATCCGCAGTTCGAAGCGATTCAGGATTGGCGAAAATGGGCCGGGGGCGAACCGCCGACGAACAACGCTCCACTACGAGAAGGAAAAGGACGCATCTACGAGGGAGGCCAACGAGTTCCATTGATGGTTCGCTGGCCAGGCCGAATCAAACCGGGCACCACCAGTGATGCAATCATGGGTCCAATCGACCTGTATCCAACGATTCTGGATGCAGTCGGTTTAGAGAAACCGCAGAATCACATCATCGACGGGGAATCCTTACTGCCGGTTCTCAAACAAACCGGCAACTTGAAGCGTGAAGCCTACTTCACCTGGTTCCCACACTTGGTCCCTGCTGTGTCAGTACGACAAGGCGATTATAAGCTCATCCGCCGTTTCGAATCGCATCCGAGCTATCCCGATTTGCACGAGCTTTACAACCTCAGAAAGGATATCGGTGAAACTCAGAATCTTGCGAAGCAGATGCCTGAAAAAGTCAAACAACTCGATTCCCTCATCGACCAGTTTGTGAAAGAGACCGGCGCACGATACCCCAAACCGAACCCGGCTTACACAGCGACGACCAAGACGGTGGATGCCACCGATGGACTTGTTGCACGGAGTTGTAAGCTCGTCAAAGCTGGTGGCGCGATTCAAGTGGTGGGAGATGGTCGGCTGCCGTTCCTTGGCACGGCTCGTGTCAAGCTAAGCGGTCCGCTCAAGTTGACCCTGATCGCTCGAAGTGAGTCGGGCGGCAAGGGACGCATAGATTGGAAAACCAACGGTCAAGATGACTTCCCGGAAACAGGTCAGACCACCATCTACGAACTCCCCGCAGGAGAATCGTGGCAGGAGGTCACCGTCGATCTCCCGATCACTGGTCAAACGCAGGTATTGCGGCTGTACTTGCCAGCGGATAAGTCCCCTGTGCAACTTCGTTCGATACGTTTTCAGGATGCTCAAGGGGGGGAGAAGGCCTGGGATTTTTCGGAGGTATCGCCATGA
- a CDS encoding PQQ-binding-like beta-propeller repeat protein, with product MPPIRLLTLFALAVIIPAASIASAEELADWPKWRGPDDTGSSSLAGLPIEWNAENVLWKTELSGKGCSTPIVWQNTIYATTPVDGKDALIALDANGKPLWNVQFGSENPGKHRNGSGCNASPTTDGEHVFVYFKSATLAAVDFQGKTAWKTNLVERYGPDTLFWDHGTSPVLTKNFVVMARMHQGESWLAAFDKVTGELAWKVARNYETPVECDHGYSTPVVIDFQGEESLLTWGGEHLTIHHAKTGNLVWSCGGFNPEGNKLWPTIATPVVVGDVAVIAYGRNDRGIPRLHGVRLAGAGDVTATNRLWDRDDIGTFVPSPAVYQDQIYLVGDKGKVTCFDPETGKTIWEGDLPKHRARYYGSPLIAGGTLYAPREDGIILVADIRYGFKLLHENDMRESVIASPVPAPGRLLLRGTETLFCIGN from the coding sequence ATGCCGCCAATTCGCCTGCTTACCCTGTTCGCCCTCGCTGTCATTATCCCCGCTGCAAGCATAGCCTCAGCCGAGGAACTCGCCGATTGGCCGAAATGGCGGGGCCCAGACGATACGGGAAGTTCGTCGCTGGCCGGTTTGCCGATTGAATGGAACGCCGAGAATGTGCTGTGGAAAACGGAGCTTTCCGGGAAAGGATGTTCGACCCCGATCGTGTGGCAAAACACGATTTATGCGACCACCCCGGTCGACGGCAAAGACGCGCTGATCGCTCTAGACGCCAACGGAAAGCCGTTATGGAATGTTCAGTTCGGCAGCGAAAACCCCGGCAAGCATCGCAATGGCTCGGGTTGCAATGCTTCACCCACCACAGACGGCGAGCATGTTTTCGTTTACTTCAAGAGCGCCACGCTGGCAGCCGTCGATTTCCAAGGAAAGACCGCCTGGAAAACCAACTTGGTCGAGCGTTATGGACCGGACACGCTGTTTTGGGATCACGGGACATCGCCGGTGCTGACAAAAAACTTTGTCGTCATGGCTCGAATGCACCAAGGCGAATCGTGGCTGGCAGCATTTGACAAAGTCACGGGCGAATTGGCGTGGAAGGTTGCGCGCAACTACGAAACTCCGGTGGAATGCGATCACGGGTATTCCACCCCGGTCGTCATCGATTTTCAAGGCGAAGAGTCGCTTCTCACCTGGGGAGGCGAACACCTCACAATCCACCACGCCAAAACGGGAAATCTGGTCTGGAGTTGTGGCGGCTTCAACCCCGAAGGCAACAAGCTTTGGCCCACGATCGCCACACCTGTCGTGGTGGGTGATGTCGCCGTGATCGCCTATGGGCGTAACGATCGAGGTATTCCTCGGCTGCATGGAGTTCGTCTCGCAGGAGCCGGAGATGTCACGGCAACCAATCGTTTGTGGGACCGAGACGACATCGGTACCTTTGTACCTTCGCCGGCCGTCTATCAAGATCAGATCTATCTTGTTGGGGATAAAGGCAAAGTCACCTGTTTCGATCCCGAGACCGGCAAAACCATTTGGGAAGGAGACCTTCCCAAACATCGGGCACGCTACTATGGTTCACCGCTGATCGCCGGAGGCACACTATACGCCCCACGGGAAGACGGCATCATCTTGGTAGCTGACATTCGCTATGGCTTTAAACTGCTGCACGAAAACGACATGCGAGAGTCGGTGATCGCCTCGCCCGTGCCTGCTCCGGGTCGCCTTCTGTTACGCGGCACGGAAACCCTTTTCTGCATCGGAAATTAG
- a CDS encoding family 16 glycoside hydrolase: MIKRGTQLFLTCLLIGTGLLMLASGKCQGEEAGTRILEDDFNRDESTPGKEDIGQGWTSNSAWRAKGHKQVDLVDGAMHVTRHPEADHGVAIFHDVAFQDGAVEMRFKLGPGDDLGLDFVDREEKSVHAGHLCMARVTLKGLTIMDSKMGHMNLKNRERRLAGEMSPELTKLIQSKRTNFPLSLEADKWYTLRVVVEGDVMRVSMDGEPVGKFQSEGIAHPTKRMITLAVNKSAWVDDVKVWKRK; the protein is encoded by the coding sequence ATGATAAAGCGTGGCACTCAGCTGTTTTTGACTTGCTTGTTAATAGGTACCGGTCTTCTGATGCTTGCTTCTGGCAAGTGTCAGGGCGAGGAAGCCGGAACTAGAATTCTGGAAGACGACTTCAACCGGGACGAATCCACACCAGGCAAGGAGGACATCGGCCAGGGCTGGACCAGCAATAGTGCCTGGCGCGCCAAAGGTCACAAGCAAGTTGACCTGGTCGACGGCGCGATGCACGTCACAAGGCATCCAGAGGCCGATCATGGGGTTGCGATCTTTCATGACGTGGCGTTTCAGGATGGAGCGGTTGAGATGAGGTTCAAGCTGGGACCTGGCGATGATTTGGGTTTGGACTTCGTAGATCGTGAGGAGAAGTCCGTTCACGCTGGCCACCTTTGCATGGCGCGGGTTACCTTGAAGGGACTCACGATCATGGACTCGAAGATGGGGCACATGAATTTAAAAAATCGCGAGCGCCGACTGGCAGGCGAGATGTCTCCCGAACTGACCAAACTGATTCAGAGCAAACGGACGAATTTTCCACTCAGTCTTGAAGCCGACAAATGGTACACTCTGCGTGTGGTCGTGGAAGGCGATGTAATGCGAGTGAGTATGGACGGCGAGCCCGTGGGTAAGTTCCAGTCCGAGGGAATCGCTCATCCAACCAAACGAATGATCACGCTGGCGGTCAACAAGTCCGCTTGGGTAGATGACGTTAAAGTCTGGAAGCGGAAGTGA
- a CDS encoding MurR/RpiR family transcriptional regulator has protein sequence MTRTGAKVIKRPLDIVSKIKSVLHDLRDSERKVAQLILVDLEFAGRASIHEIAERAGVSQASISRFAKRVGCKDVRELKSALVSSFAIGERFIEGYRDPSDDTAMGQVAQGILQAVKVVRDQTCAETVESVACIINKCRRLVVFGGGGGGTVASADVEYRLFRLGVDVRVFHDTTMQRMVASTLNENDVVLIVSTTGEIPEINENALVAKQYGATLVSITRGDSSLAKESDLQLNVHINEPEGIFRPTASRYALLAVVDAIALSLANMRTEVSRELIRRIKYNLDDHRGADKRFPVGD, from the coding sequence TTGACAAGAACGGGAGCGAAGGTCATTAAACGCCCACTCGATATCGTCTCCAAAATAAAATCCGTGCTTCATGATTTGAGGGACTCCGAACGCAAGGTTGCGCAATTGATCCTCGTTGATCTCGAGTTTGCTGGCAGAGCCAGTATCCATGAAATCGCTGAGCGGGCAGGCGTCAGCCAAGCCTCCATTTCGCGATTTGCTAAACGAGTGGGATGTAAAGACGTTCGAGAACTAAAGAGCGCCTTGGTGAGCAGTTTTGCCATTGGCGAACGCTTTATTGAAGGCTACCGAGATCCGTCAGACGATACGGCCATGGGACAGGTCGCCCAAGGTATCCTGCAAGCCGTCAAAGTCGTCAGGGATCAAACGTGTGCCGAAACGGTCGAATCGGTTGCCTGCATAATTAACAAATGCAGGCGTTTAGTCGTGTTTGGCGGTGGTGGTGGAGGTACGGTTGCTTCTGCCGATGTGGAATATCGCCTGTTTCGCCTCGGCGTTGATGTGCGTGTTTTTCACGATACCACGATGCAGCGCATGGTCGCATCCACTCTTAACGAGAACGACGTGGTACTGATTGTTTCCACAACGGGCGAAATCCCGGAGATCAATGAAAACGCACTCGTTGCCAAGCAATACGGGGCGACGTTAGTAAGCATCACAAGGGGGGATTCTTCACTTGCTAAAGAGAGTGACCTTCAATTGAACGTTCACATCAATGAGCCGGAAGGCATTTTTCGTCCCACCGCTTCCCGCTATGCACTTCTCGCCGTTGTCGACGCGATTGCTTTGAGTTTGGCCAACATGCGCACGGAAGTCAGTCGTGAGCTGATCCGTCGCATCAAGTACAACCTGGACGATCATCGTGGTGCCGACAAGCGATTTCCGGTAGGTGATTGA
- a CDS encoding N-acyl-D-amino-acid deacylase family protein, translating into MNHAAFDLLLTGGMIIDGSGATPFAGDVGIVKDRIVAVGDLKNAASKLTINVTGKVLSPGFIDTHTHDDIAVLAKPDCFPKISQGVTTVVVGNCGISAAPLRLTQAPPEPLNLLGPENDFVFESFRNYVEAVEASQPAVNIAALAGHTSLRVKHVGELSRSATTRETIAMQNELEQAMAEGAIGLSTGLAYANAFSATTDEVTQLACVAARFGGIYTTHMRDEFDGIIQAIEESITIGSEAKLPIVISHLKCAGPKNWGRSGEVLAAIESSHYHDRVYMDCYPYSAGSSNLDLKQVDEQVDILITRSVPHPEQAPKLLAQIAHEWGVTQREAAQRLMPAGAVYFSIDEQDMRTILRHGKVMIGSDGLPCDPHPHPRLFGTFPRVLGKYCREEGLFPLHIAIHKMTGLPASVFHLRERGLLKSGYFADLVVFDPDEIRDVATFESPIQKSSGIDYVLVNGAITFHQGHLSEERAGRFVGLSS; encoded by the coding sequence ATGAATCACGCTGCTTTTGATCTGTTGCTCACGGGTGGGATGATTATCGATGGGTCCGGCGCAACACCGTTCGCAGGCGATGTTGGAATCGTGAAGGATCGGATTGTGGCAGTCGGAGATCTTAAGAATGCCGCTTCGAAGTTGACGATCAATGTGACGGGAAAGGTTTTATCCCCTGGGTTTATTGATACCCACACGCACGATGACATTGCCGTCCTGGCGAAGCCTGACTGCTTTCCGAAGATTAGTCAGGGCGTTACCACGGTAGTTGTGGGCAATTGTGGGATAAGTGCCGCACCCCTTCGGTTGACTCAGGCACCGCCCGAGCCCTTGAATCTTCTCGGGCCAGAGAACGATTTTGTTTTTGAGTCGTTTCGCAATTACGTCGAAGCGGTTGAGGCATCGCAGCCAGCGGTGAATATTGCTGCATTAGCTGGACATACGTCATTGCGGGTTAAGCATGTTGGGGAGCTATCACGCTCGGCGACTACCCGCGAAACGATCGCCATGCAAAATGAGTTGGAGCAGGCGATGGCCGAGGGCGCTATCGGTCTGAGTACTGGCCTGGCCTATGCGAATGCCTTTTCGGCAACAACAGACGAAGTGACACAGTTGGCCTGTGTCGCTGCTAGATTCGGCGGCATCTACACGACGCACATGCGTGACGAATTCGATGGGATCATTCAGGCCATTGAAGAGTCCATTACCATTGGATCGGAAGCCAAGTTGCCGATAGTCATTTCCCACCTGAAGTGCGCCGGCCCAAAGAATTGGGGCAGAAGCGGCGAAGTGTTGGCCGCGATCGAATCTAGCCATTATCACGACCGCGTCTATATGGACTGCTATCCCTACTCGGCAGGCTCCAGCAATCTTGACCTGAAGCAGGTCGACGAACAGGTCGATATTCTGATTACGCGCTCCGTGCCTCATCCCGAGCAGGCACCGAAGCTTTTGGCTCAGATCGCCCACGAATGGGGAGTCACGCAGCGGGAAGCTGCCCAGAGGCTTATGCCCGCTGGTGCCGTCTACTTTTCGATCGACGAGCAAGATATGCGGACCATCCTTCGACATGGTAAAGTGATGATTGGATCAGACGGATTGCCGTGCGATCCTCATCCCCACCCACGACTCTTTGGTACGTTTCCCCGCGTACTTGGCAAATATTGTCGCGAAGAAGGACTCTTTCCTCTGCACATAGCGATTCACAAGATGACCGGACTGCCGGCATCGGTATTCCATCTACGTGAACGAGGATTACTCAAATCTGGCTACTTTGCCGATCTGGTTGTATTTGATCCCGATGAGATTCGCGACGTGGCCACTTTTGAATCGCCAATTCAGAAGTCTTCAGGGATCGACTACGTGCTGGTGAATGGGGCGATCACATTTCACCAGGGACATTTGTCGGAAGAACGTGCCGGACGATTCGTCGGGCTTTCTTCATAA
- a CDS encoding RidA family protein has product MSITRYGTQKAGAGGQSLPFARAVEADGWLYVSGQVAMNNGEIIDGGIIPQAHKAIENMLAIVSEAGYGKEDIVRCGVWLDDPRDFWSFNKVYAEYFGGEHAPARACVQASMMVDCKVEIDCICYRKSS; this is encoded by the coding sequence ATGAGCATTACTCGATATGGCACCCAAAAGGCCGGCGCGGGAGGTCAATCACTTCCCTTTGCCCGAGCGGTAGAAGCAGACGGCTGGTTGTATGTTTCAGGCCAGGTTGCCATGAACAATGGTGAGATTATCGACGGAGGTATTATTCCTCAAGCTCATAAGGCGATCGAGAACATGCTCGCCATTGTCAGTGAAGCAGGCTATGGCAAGGAAGATATCGTGCGTTGTGGTGTGTGGCTGGACGATCCTCGCGATTTCTGGTCCTTCAATAAGGTTTATGCCGAATACTTCGGTGGCGAGCATGCTCCAGCTCGTGCGTGTGTTCAAGCTTCGATGATGGTCGACTGCAAAGTCGAAATTGACTGCATCTGCTACCGGAAATCATCATGA
- a CDS encoding PVC-type heme-binding CxxCH protein, whose product MIKFAMQALIAVIGLSMLGDWSVGEEFPVPPNTERAAETPMDPSEVISKTKLPPGFRLSLVAAEPDVRNPIAMTFDERGRLWVAENFSWAGGGFGGFKSGVRDRILIFEDADGDGTFEKRTIFWDQASKLTSIEVGDGGIWAICLPQLLFIPDKDGDDVPDSDPVVVLDGFVDGSSISHTPANGLKWGPDGWLYGRHGILGTSLVGKPGASDSQCFAINTGIWRYHPTREIAEPVMHGMTNSWGFDFDSHGEMFVINTVIGHLWQVIPGAHTQRMFGIDINPHSYQLIKQVADHVHWDEGEGWSDVRKGVTDSTSEAGGGHAHIGLMIYQGDNWPAEYRDRVYTLNLHGRRINTDLLKRDGAGYVATHGPDFCFVEDPWYRGMELITGPDGSVFIADWSDTGECHDHDGVHYGSGRIYKLSYGEQRPLAAFDLKKKTSAELVSLLAHRNTWWARQSRRLLSQRAVAEEESPAIHHLLQERLRETSEPIARIRLLETIATTGAADEAWWISALATTDEYERASALKFFVDLTTQAGKVPSTEALQTLKKLAAEDPSGIVQLHLASTLQRLPVDLRWEITEQLAVRPEFATDGRLPLMVWYGIEPAVPRDPTKAIALVETSEMPLLSELIARRVTQEIEREPAAVDRMLQLATTGKCRHGDSVIRGIALGLSGWQKVASPAHWGEAAKKFGQSPSEEIRTLVQNLSVVFGDGRAMDEIRAIVIDKELPTDARRSALRSLLVSPPTDYSPTLVALLDEPGMTVDALKGLTQYDDPTIPAKILQRADKFDAVARSEMIQTLVSRPNSARALLDAVEAKRILASEISAFQARQIASLEDETLTLDLTRLWGDLRVSAVEKRALIDAYREKLSPDVLSQADLSAGRVLFQKTCASCHVLFGQGTLLGPDLTGSNRKNLDYLLENVIDPSASVGADFRTVLVAMEDGRVLNGVISQMNERTITLRSPQETVTIDRQEIEEMRTSQVSLMPEGQLLKLSDNETRDLIAYLMSSVQAPLPSE is encoded by the coding sequence TCAGTTGGGCCGGGGGCGGATTCGGCGGGTTCAAATCTGGTGTGCGCGATCGGATCTTGATTTTCGAAGACGCCGATGGAGATGGGACGTTCGAGAAGCGGACCATTTTCTGGGATCAGGCGAGCAAATTAACCAGTATCGAAGTAGGAGACGGAGGGATCTGGGCGATCTGTCTTCCCCAGTTACTATTCATACCTGATAAGGACGGGGACGACGTACCCGATAGCGACCCGGTCGTTGTGCTGGATGGCTTTGTCGACGGAAGCAGCATATCGCACACGCCTGCCAATGGACTGAAGTGGGGCCCCGATGGTTGGCTTTACGGACGGCATGGCATCTTAGGTACAAGTCTGGTCGGCAAACCGGGAGCGAGTGACTCTCAGTGTTTTGCGATCAACACCGGAATATGGCGCTACCATCCGACGCGAGAGATCGCCGAACCGGTCATGCACGGTATGACGAACTCGTGGGGATTCGACTTTGATTCGCATGGAGAAATGTTCGTCATCAACACGGTGATTGGGCATTTGTGGCAAGTGATTCCCGGTGCCCACACGCAACGGATGTTCGGTATCGACATCAATCCTCATTCGTACCAATTGATTAAGCAGGTCGCTGATCACGTTCACTGGGACGAAGGGGAAGGCTGGTCCGACGTGCGCAAAGGGGTAACCGACAGCACGAGCGAAGCGGGAGGTGGGCACGCCCATATCGGGCTGATGATCTACCAGGGGGACAATTGGCCAGCCGAGTATCGCGACCGGGTCTATACGCTCAATTTACATGGTCGGCGAATCAACACCGATCTGCTCAAGCGAGATGGCGCAGGGTACGTCGCGACGCACGGCCCTGACTTTTGCTTTGTAGAAGATCCCTGGTACCGAGGGATGGAATTGATCACCGGACCAGACGGCAGCGTCTTCATCGCCGACTGGAGCGATACCGGCGAATGCCACGATCACGATGGCGTTCACTACGGTAGCGGGCGTATCTACAAGTTATCCTACGGAGAACAGAGACCACTCGCCGCGTTCGATTTGAAAAAGAAAACGAGTGCCGAGTTGGTATCGCTTCTGGCGCATCGTAACACATGGTGGGCCCGACAATCGCGGCGTCTGTTATCGCAGCGGGCCGTAGCAGAGGAAGAATCGCCGGCCATTCATCATCTGCTACAGGAACGTTTGCGAGAGACCAGCGAGCCAATAGCACGAATTCGCTTGCTGGAAACAATTGCGACGACCGGTGCGGCGGACGAAGCGTGGTGGATTTCGGCCTTGGCCACCACAGATGAGTACGAGCGGGCATCTGCGCTCAAATTCTTTGTCGATCTGACAACGCAGGCTGGCAAAGTGCCGTCCACGGAAGCACTGCAAACGCTCAAGAAACTGGCTGCTGAAGATCCGTCTGGGATCGTGCAGCTACATTTGGCGTCAACGTTGCAACGATTGCCGGTCGATCTACGATGGGAGATCACCGAGCAATTGGCCGTTCGACCAGAGTTTGCCACCGATGGGCGATTGCCACTGATGGTCTGGTATGGGATTGAGCCAGCCGTGCCACGAGATCCAACGAAAGCGATCGCGCTTGTGGAGACGTCCGAGATGCCGCTCTTATCAGAACTGATCGCGCGGCGCGTGACACAAGAGATCGAGCGGGAACCGGCTGCAGTGGATCGCATGCTGCAATTGGCTACGACTGGAAAATGCCGCCACGGAGATAGTGTCATACGCGGAATTGCGCTGGGGCTAAGCGGATGGCAGAAAGTTGCATCGCCCGCGCATTGGGGAGAAGCGGCCAAGAAGTTTGGGCAATCGCCAAGCGAAGAGATACGTACCCTGGTGCAAAACCTGAGCGTCGTGTTTGGGGATGGCCGCGCAATGGATGAGATCCGCGCGATCGTGATCGACAAAGAGCTGCCGACCGATGCTCGCCGATCCGCACTTCGTTCTCTGTTGGTAAGCCCACCGACCGACTATAGCCCAACGTTGGTGGCTCTCCTGGACGAACCGGGCATGACTGTCGACGCCCTGAAGGGATTGACGCAGTACGACGATCCGACAATTCCCGCGAAGATCTTACAGCGGGCAGACAAGTTCGATGCCGTTGCCCGAAGTGAAATGATTCAAACATTAGTATCACGTCCCAACTCCGCTCGTGCTTTACTTGACGCGGTGGAGGCGAAGAGAATTTTAGCAAGCGAAATTTCCGCATTTCAAGCCAGGCAGATCGCCTCGCTTGAAGACGAAACGTTGACGCTCGACTTGACCCGACTCTGGGGAGACTTGCGTGTAAGTGCCGTCGAGAAACGAGCTCTGATCGACGCCTATCGCGAGAAGCTATCGCCCGACGTATTATCGCAAGCCGATCTATCGGCGGGACGCGTGTTGTTTCAAAAAACCTGCGCTAGTTGCCATGTACTTTTCGGGCAAGGTACCCTGTTGGGACCCGACCTGACCGGTTCTAATCGCAAGAATCTTGACTACCTTCTGGAGAATGTCATCGATCCAAGTGCGAGCGTTGGAGCCGATTTCCGGACCGTCCTGGTAGCGATGGAAGATGGTCGCGTGCTCAACGGGGTCATCAGTCAGATGAACGAGCGGACGATCACACTCCGATCGCCGCAAGAAACAGTCACGATCGACCGACAAGAAATCGAAGAGATGAGAACGAGCCAAGTCTCACTGATGCCGGAAGGTCAATTGCTAAAACTGAGTGACAACGAGACCCGTGACCTGATTGCTTACCTCATGTCAAGCGTTCAGGCCCCCTTGCCATCGGAGTAA